A region of Dermochelys coriacea isolate rDerCor1 chromosome 1, rDerCor1.pri.v4, whole genome shotgun sequence DNA encodes the following proteins:
- the RPS19BP1 gene encoding active regulator of SIRT1 isoform X2 produces the protein MSASLLRKGLELLETAAGHQPGLSSPQQRPRKAPKRRKAARGPGRDKTTVKGKVTKSAIEEYRKHQAVDHLKKNLQYMTKSRFTADKTITQQVLNHNRGRKSRDRPPEKPKKKSEGTVFTEEDFRKFEREYFGRAGTV, from the exons ATGTCGGCTTCCCTGCTGAGGaaggggctggagctgctggagaCGGCGGCGG ggcACCAGCCCGGGCTCAGCAGCCCCCAGCAGCGGCCGCGCAAAGCCCCGAAGAGGAGGAAGGCGGCTCGGGGGCCTGGCAGGGACAAGACCACGGTCAAGGGCAAAGTCACCAAGTCGGCGATAG AGGAGTATCGGAAGCACCAGGCTGtggatcacttgaagaagaacttgCAGTACATGACGAAGAGCCGATTCACTGCAGACAAAACCATCACGCAGCAG GTTCTCAACCACAATAGGGGTAGGAAATCTAGAGACCGTCCCCCAGAGAAGCCAAAGAAGAAATCTGAAGGCACTGTCTTTACGGAGGAAGACTTCCGGAAGTTTGAGAGAGAATACTTTGGGCGAGCTGGAACAGTATGA
- the RPS19BP1 gene encoding active regulator of SIRT1 isoform X1, which translates to MSASLLRKGLELLETAAGKWAAGHQPGLSSPQQRPRKAPKRRKAARGPGRDKTTVKGKVTKSAIEEYRKHQAVDHLKKNLQYMTKSRFTADKTITQQVLNHNRGRKSRDRPPEKPKKKSEGTVFTEEDFRKFEREYFGRAGTV; encoded by the exons ATGTCGGCTTCCCTGCTGAGGaaggggctggagctgctggagaCGGCGGCGGGTAAGTgggcg gcagggcACCAGCCCGGGCTCAGCAGCCCCCAGCAGCGGCCGCGCAAAGCCCCGAAGAGGAGGAAGGCGGCTCGGGGGCCTGGCAGGGACAAGACCACGGTCAAGGGCAAAGTCACCAAGTCGGCGATAG AGGAGTATCGGAAGCACCAGGCTGtggatcacttgaagaagaacttgCAGTACATGACGAAGAGCCGATTCACTGCAGACAAAACCATCACGCAGCAG GTTCTCAACCACAATAGGGGTAGGAAATCTAGAGACCGTCCCCCAGAGAAGCCAAAGAAGAAATCTGAAGGCACTGTCTTTACGGAGGAAGACTTCCGGAAGTTTGAGAGAGAATACTTTGGGCGAGCTGGAACAGTATGA